One Halovivax ruber XH-70 genomic region harbors:
- the gfcR gene encoding transcriptional regulator GfcR, with protein sequence MKNVDDLIEGAAELAEQGLSRGEIADELNVSRETASWLVERSGKETAETDAASGRADAGRPQDIHVDWSAIGRDSRRLDAIAIAMADLLAKHGEDVDLTVGIEKAGGPIAALVARELETDLATYTPAKHQWEEGDIAELHGTFSHNFAGIRDRECYVVDDTITSGTTMTETIEAIREEGGEPLSCVVLADKQGVDQLEGVPVYSLLQVISVGRDETD encoded by the coding sequence ATGAAAAACGTCGACGACCTCATCGAGGGGGCGGCCGAACTCGCCGAACAGGGACTCTCGCGCGGGGAAATCGCGGACGAACTCAACGTCTCTCGCGAGACGGCCAGCTGGCTGGTCGAGCGAAGCGGGAAGGAGACGGCCGAGACCGACGCGGCGAGCGGGCGGGCGGACGCCGGTCGACCGCAGGACATCCACGTCGACTGGTCGGCCATCGGGCGCGATTCGCGCCGACTGGATGCCATCGCGATCGCCATGGCCGATCTCCTCGCGAAACACGGGGAGGACGTCGACCTGACGGTCGGCATCGAGAAGGCCGGTGGGCCGATCGCGGCGCTCGTTGCTCGCGAACTCGAGACCGATCTGGCGACCTACACGCCGGCGAAACACCAGTGGGAAGAAGGCGACATCGCCGAGCTCCACGGCACGTTCAGCCACAACTTCGCCGGGATCAGGGATCGAGAGTGCTACGTCGTCGACGACACGATCACGAGCGGCACCACGATGACCGAGACGATCGAGGCGATTCGGGAGGAAGGTGGCGAGCCCCTCTCGTGCGTCGTGCTGGCGGACAAACAGGGGGTCGACCAACTCGAAGGGGTGCCGGTCTACTCGCTGTTGCAGGTGATCAGCGTCGGCCGAGACGAAACCGACTGA
- a CDS encoding mandelate racemase/muconate lactonizing enzyme family protein — MGIEYRGLHDPNAEYTMRDLAAESMGITAKRGGGRDVAITDVQTTMVDGNFPWTLVRVYTDAGIVGTGEAYWGAGAPELIERMAPFLRGENPLDVDRLTEHLLQRMSGEGSIGGVTVTAISGIEVALHDLAGKILEVPAYQLLGGKYRDEVRVYCDCHVEQSADEGGATDGPPTQAATDEQPQPAEPLAQAEEAERVVSELGYDALKFDLDVPSGHEKDRANRHLRDVEIEHKRSIVEAVTEAVGHRADVAFDCHWSFTAGSAKRLASALEPYDVWWLEDPVPPENHDVQRDVTRSTTTPIAAGENVYRTHGQRRLLQEGGVDIVAPDLPKVGGMRETVKIANLADLHYVPVAMHNVSSPVATMASAQVGAAIPNTLAVEFHSYELDWWGDLVEESVIKEGYIEIPEKPGLGVTLDLDVVSEHTVEGEELFDEA; from the coding sequence ATGGGCATCGAGTATCGCGGGCTCCACGATCCGAACGCCGAGTACACGATGCGCGATCTGGCGGCCGAGTCGATGGGGATCACCGCGAAGCGCGGCGGCGGTCGCGACGTCGCAATCACCGACGTCCAGACGACGATGGTCGACGGCAACTTTCCCTGGACGCTCGTTCGGGTCTACACGGACGCCGGCATCGTCGGGACGGGCGAGGCGTACTGGGGGGCGGGAGCGCCCGAGTTGATCGAACGAATGGCGCCGTTTCTCCGTGGGGAGAACCCGCTCGACGTCGATCGGCTGACCGAGCACTTGCTCCAGCGGATGTCGGGCGAGGGATCGATCGGCGGTGTGACAGTGACCGCGATCTCGGGCATCGAGGTGGCGCTGCACGATCTGGCTGGCAAGATTCTCGAGGTGCCGGCCTACCAGCTGCTCGGCGGCAAGTACCGTGACGAGGTCCGCGTCTACTGTGACTGTCACGTCGAACAGTCGGCCGACGAGGGTGGGGCGACGGACGGCCCACCGACGCAGGCGGCGACGGACGAACAGCCCCAACCCGCCGAGCCGCTGGCACAGGCCGAGGAGGCCGAACGGGTCGTCTCGGAACTGGGATACGACGCGCTGAAGTTCGACCTCGACGTGCCCTCGGGTCACGAAAAGGACCGGGCGAACCGCCATCTACGGGACGTCGAGATCGAGCACAAGCGCTCGATCGTCGAGGCCGTCACCGAGGCGGTCGGCCACCGGGCGGACGTCGCGTTCGACTGTCACTGGTCGTTCACTGCCGGGAGCGCGAAGCGGCTGGCGAGCGCGCTCGAACCCTACGACGTCTGGTGGCTCGAAGATCCCGTCCCCCCGGAGAACCACGACGTCCAGCGCGACGTGACGCGGTCGACGACGACGCCGATCGCCGCCGGGGAGAACGTCTATCGCACGCACGGGCAGCGTCGACTCCTCCAGGAGGGCGGCGTGGATATCGTCGCGCCGGACCTGCCCAAGGTCGGCGGGATGCGCGAGACGGTGAAGATCGCGAATCTGGCCGATCTCCACTACGTGCCCGTCGCGATGCACAACGTCTCCTCGCCGGTCGCGACGATGGCCAGCGCCCAGGTCGGTGCGGCGATTCCGAACACGCTGGCCGTCGAGTTCCACTCCTACGAGCTCGACTGGTGGGGGGACCTGGTCGAGGAGTCCGTCATCAAAGAGGGGTACATCGAAATCCCCGAAAAGCCGGGGCTGGGCGTCACGCTCGATCTGGACGTCGTGTCCGAACACACAGTCGAGGGCGAGGAACTCTTCGACGAGGCCTGA